From a single Brassica oleracea var. oleracea cultivar TO1000 chromosome C5, BOL, whole genome shotgun sequence genomic region:
- the LOC106343644 gene encoding uncharacterized protein LOC106343644, whose translation MMKIQIGVLACLIALSVIEFGLASANTVPAFLWSPHLQRANGEMDEAVNYQVMSAKDLVGSVFTQGGWSNFLCSEKKVEQAVDVALVFIGRELRSSDVSSKKNSDPALVNTLNNLFTASNFSLAFPYIAAPEEERMESLLLSGLKEACPHNVGVSNIVFSDSCLVEDGTIQKLSDLQSFKDHLLARRETRKEGETDLVVLCSEGSESISESGQSHSERESISELVSSVEQSGSKYTALYVSDPYWYTSYKTLQRFLAESATGNSTAGVSTTCDELCKFKSSLLEGILVGIVFLLILISGLCCMAGIDTPTRFETPQDS comes from the exons ATGATGAAGATTCAAATTGGTGTGCTGGCGTGTTTGATAGCTCTCTCTGTGATTGAATTCGGATTGGCTTCTGCTAATACCGTTCCTGCTTTCCTCTGGTCTCCACATCTCCA GCGTGCTAATGGTGAAATGGATGAGGCTGTGAATTATCAGGTGATGTCTGCGAAGGATCTTGTAGGCTCTGTTTTCACACAAGGAGGATGGTCAAACTTTCTG TGCTCGGAGAAGAAAGTTGAGCAAGCTGTTGACGTTGCACTTGTGTTCATCGGCAGAGAG CTACGGTCTTCTGATGTTTCTTCGAAAAAGAATTCGGACCCTGCCCTTGTTAACACATTGAAT AATCTGTTTACTGCTTCCAACTTCTCATTGGCATTCCCATATATTGCTGCGCCAGAGGAAGAAAGGATGGAGAGTTTGTTGCTTTCAGGGCTTAAAGAAGCTTGCCCTCACAATGTAGGAGTCAGCAATATTGTGTTCTCTGACTCTTGCCTTGTTGAAGATGGGACAATTCAGAAACTCTCAGACTTGCAGTCTTTCAAA GATCATTTGCTTGCTAGAAGAGAAACAAGGAAAGAAGGAGAGACTGACTTGGTTGTGCTCTGTTCTGAGGGTTCTGAATCAATTAGTGAATCTGGCCAGTCACATTCCGAGC GTGAAAGCATCTCCGAACTTGTTAGTTCTGTAGAACAATCTGGCAGTAAATACACAGCTCTTTATGTTTCGGATCCTTACTGGTACACATCTTACAAAACTCTCCAAAGGTTTCTAGCTGAAAGTGCTACAGGTAACAGCACCGCTGGAGTTTCCACAACCTGTGATGAACTTTGCAAATTCAAGTCATCACTTTTGGAGGGCATACTAGTG GGAATCGTTTTTCTTCTCATCCTCATCAGTGGACTTTGTTGTATGGCGGGTATTGACACACCAACTAGATTCGAGACTCCTCAAGATTCTTGA
- the LOC106293779 gene encoding L-ascorbate oxidase homolog, which translates to MMQGGKLLTVFVCLVSTVALVNAGDPYFYYTWNVTYGTVAPLGIPQQVILINGQFPGPNLNSTSNNNVVINVFNNLDEPFLLTWSGLQHRKNSWQDGVTGTSCPIPAGTNYTYHFQPKDQIGSYFYYPSTALHRFSGGFGGLRVNSRLLIPVPYADPEDDYTVLINDWYTKSHTALKTFLDSGRTLGSPDGVLINGKSGKVGGPNVPLFTMKPGKTYKYRICNVGFKSTLNFRIQGHKMKLVEMEGSHVLQNDYDSLDVHVGQCFAVLVTADQTAKNYYMVASTRFLKKEVSTVGVMSYEGSNVQASSELPKAPVGWAWSLNQFRSFRWNLTASAARPNPQGSYHYGKINITRTIKLANTKNLVYGKVRFGLNGVSHVDTETPLKLAEYFEMSEKVFKYNVIKDEPAAKITTLTVEPNVLNITFRTFVEIVFENHEKSMQSFHLDGYSFFSVASEPGTWTPEKRNNYNLLDAVSRHTVQVFPKSWSAILLTFDNAGMWNIRSENWERRYLGQQMYVSDLSPEKSLRDEYNIPLNTNLCGIVKGLPLPTPYTI; encoded by the exons ATGATGCAGGGTGGTAAGCTTTTGACGGTGTTTGTGTGCCTCGTCTCGACGGTGGCGCTGGTGAATGCCGGTGATCCTTACTTCTACTACACGTGGAATGTGACCTACGGAACCGTTGCGCCTCTCGGAATCCCTCAACAGGTGATTCTCATCAACGGACAGTTCCCTGGTCCTAACCTAAACTCCACCTCCAACAACAATGTTGTCATCAATGTCTTCAACAACCTTGACGAGCCTTTCCTCTTGACATG GAGTGGTCTCCAGCACAGAAAGAACTCATGGCAAGATGGTGTGACTGGGACCTCATGCCCAATCCCTGCAGGCACCAACTACACTTACCATTTCCAGCCAAAGGACCAGATCGGTAGCTACTTCTACTACCCATCAACCGCTCTCCACCGTTTCTCCGGTGGTTTCGGTGGCCTCCGTGTCAACAGCCGTCTCCTCATCCCCGTCCCTTACGCTGACCCCGAAGATGACTACACCGTCCTCATCAACGACTGGTACACCAAGAGCCACACCGCTCTCAAGACCTTCCTCGACAGTGGTCGCACCCTTGGATCCCCCGACGGTGTTCTCATCAACGGAAAATCCGGTAAAGTCGGAGGACCAAACGTGCCACTCTTCACCATGAAGCCAGGAAAGACTTACAAGTACAGGATCTGCAACGTTGGATTCAAATCCACACTTAACTTCAGGATCCAAGGACACAAGATGAAGCTTGTTGAGATGGAAGGCTCTCACGTTCTCCAGAACGACTACGACTCACTTGACGTCCACGTCGGACAGTGCTTCGCTGTTCTTGTGACAGCTGACCAAACTGCCAAGAACTACTACATGGTTGCATCCACTAGGTTCCTCAAGAAGGAAGTGAGCACCGTTGGAGTGATGAGCTACGAAGGAAGCAATGTTCAGGCATCAAGTGAGCTTCCCAAGGCTCCAGTGGGCTGGGCTTGGTCTCTTAACCAGTTCAGATCCTTCAGGTGGAACTTAACCGCCAGCGCGGCTAGACCTAACCCACAAGGATCTTACCATTACGGAAAGATCAACATCACACGTACCATCAAGCTCGCCAACACCAAGAACTTGGTGTACGGTAAGGTCAGGTTTGGACTCAACGGTGTATCACACGTTGACACCGAGACTCCCTTGAAGCTTGCTGAGTACTTCGAGATGTCCGAGAAGGTCTTCAAATACAACGTCATCAAGGACGAGCCAGCAGCCAAGATCACAACACTAACGGTCGAGCCTAATGTTTTGAACATCACTTTCCGTACCTTTGTCGAAATCGTCTTCGAGAACCATGAGAAGAGCATGCAATCCTTCCATTTGGATGGCTACTCATTCTTCTCAGTCGC TTCTGAGCCAGGAACATGGACACCAGAGAAGAGAAACAACTACAACTTGCTCGATGCAGTCAGCAGACACACCGTGCAAGTGTTCCCCAAGTCCTGGTCCGCGATCCTCTTGACATTCGACAACGCCGGTATGTGGAACATCAGATCAGAGAACTGGGAGAGAAGATACTTGGGACAGCAAATGTACGTCAGTGATCTTTCCCCTGAGAAATCACTAAGAGACGAATACAACATCCCACTCAACACCAACCTCTGCGGTATCGTCAAGGGCTTGCCATTACCTACACCCTACACTATTTAA